DNA sequence from the Cydia fagiglandana chromosome 12, ilCydFagi1.1, whole genome shotgun sequence genome:
CATCCGGATGTATTCAAAGTAAATACCTTCCGTCTAGCAATGAGTTACAGACCCGGATCTCTAAACAAATCAACTGACATATACCAGCCCCAAATCTAATTGTGGCAGTTGATTTAAATCTATTTAATATCATGGTGCCTAATCAAGGTGACAATCGATTACGCCACGATAAGGAAATGCTGTAGGTATATATTCATATCTGtgttctgtcccatcagccaggagacaatagtagcatagtttgaaCTGCTGTATGTACATTATATACCATGATCTACAAACATGCTTAgccaaaaaaatcaagtttgtttCATTTAAGTACGAAAAACTAGTACATAtattaagagtgacccaggagactgtaaccatggtaactagtgacaagaaaaaatTGATTCACCCCGCTCGTACCTACTTGTCCGTGCAAGTAATGGCGCGGGGGAGACGCACGATAAATTAATAACGTATTCAGATATCAATCTGATGTCAGCGTACCTATGTTCGAATTGGCCCGTAAGATAAAATAACGAAATAACTAACGAATGTCTTGTGACCTTCATAACGAGTGCATTATCTTCCGCTATCACTGCGGCTTTGCGTTTGGCCTACATGGGACATGATAGCATTTGTAATGATACAATACTTAGTCACTaaattaatgtacctatttagTCATTATCAGACGATAATGTTAGTAGTTACTGAGTACTGACTGACTACCTCTACTGCTAAGTCTCCATTCATTTATGTTttgtcttttttagggttccgcacctcataaggaaaaaacggaacccttatagcagcggtcggcaacccgcggcccgcgaacctctcacttgcggcccgcgagccacCCTGGctattttatatgtaatattaacaaacgacaatgtctgataaattcataaatattaacaaagtgcggcccgcgtcaatatcgttaactactatgtggcccttggttcctaaaaggttgccgaccgctgccttatAGCATCACTCTTgcgtctgtcagtctgtctgaaATTTAGCAGGAGGAGCCATTTAAAGGCACAAAAGAGAGTGCAACAgctaaaaatgtaggtatattccagagcacacagtcgctgtggccgaaatcgttcgtaatttctacaaaaatacaaaattttataattgttCTTTTAGTTTGTTTATGCatgaattgaaataaaattggtgTAGGTAATATTAACCTTTAACCTTTCTAATCAATATTAACTAACAATTTTGATGACTACTgatgatatttattatgtagTTCTAGTATGAAGTGCATATGATGCATTGCAATCTATCTATGTCACTTACAAGTGTTCTAGTTAGGTAGTACTTAGTAGTCATTGTAATaagattaatattttttttttttatgaatgggcttactcatggccacagactagccgaggcgtagacgtggcctacgatggagcgagctcgcccagaaggtgcctgttcactcttgattacCTTTACGTCACTATTTTAAAGTAAGTAGGTCATATTTATCATCAAATTCTAGATAGTCACCAAAATTACCAATAAGCAGCCGAAATTGTACGTATTTACAGTACATTTGGCCCCATGAAATCAGTGTAGTATTTAACTATTTATGTCACTTTAACAAATCTAAATTTGCCTTTAGGACAGATAATAGTCATTGTGAAATATCACACCACACTTGCGCGTTTAAATACCTATTAGAACAATGAATTGATATCTACTCCGTCAAACACCAATAAACCACGTTTCATTTTTAACTGTTTCAATGATTGAGAAGCAAACAAGCAAGCAACGCAAGGTCTATTTGATCAAGTGTTAGTTAGGTATATTTCTTTGTTCCTTTTTAAACATTCTTAGATCTGGAATAAAATTATAGTATGaatccgttaaacaaaagcctttgtttcttttaagagcggtctacagcacgtgccaaagcaaccatgtcgtttaaaaagcaactatcgGGATGGGTTAAGGTTAAGATTAAGGTTCAAATCCATATGACagcttgttcagagaacaatCAGAGTGGTCTTGTTTTTGGAGATAacaaaaacgtgttatctccgaTTGGGCTGTTTCGTGAATCtgaaccatataattagaaCGGTAGCTTTTTAAACGGGCttgttcccgttacttacgTCGGGGCTATTAGCAGTAAGCATTATAACAactgcataaaggaaacaataccctttaaataaataaatataaataaatattggggacatcttacacattaaaaaatcacctgagataattcatactatacGAGACTTTTGAATcccaggccaattcgaacttcGAATTTACACTGATATCGCAATGACATCTggacttgtccgtacatgtattggcacgAACGTAACGGACGGTCGATAAccaaataacagaaaaaatgGTGCTCGAAAATAAATGCAAAAAGATGACTAAAAATTCGGCCAAGACTTATCATACGCAAACAAGAGGTTAatctgtaggtacataatatagcATTGCAGACAATTTCGGTTGCTTTAATATTAACTTAGATACATTTTACAACGTGAGCCTACCCTAATTTGTTTCCTTTGTTTTAATTACTCCTCGTGACTTGTCATGTGTGTTTAGATGACTTCGCCAGATCGCCAGCATATATTACAAATTAGGTTACCACATGTACCCATTAAAATAAATCAGATTGCGCcacagagaaaaaaaacaaagtcTTACCTGTGCTGAACTTTTCTGCAACCCTATTGCCAGTCCTTCTAGTAAACTATGCACAAACAACGCGCACAACAGCCCAACAAATCCAGAAGAAGTCTTATTACAGGGTTCAGTGTGACTGACATGACACATCCGGGGGTTCTCCGTGTCACCACAACACCTCCTAGGGTCCATCTCCCCATCGGCCCCCCTCAAATCGTCATGATGCCGCAACAAACTTGTCTGCTCAGACCCATAACTCTGTCTTTGGTGTCCAGGCCTGTCTCCATTCCCGTAGAAAATATGCACTATTTCATCTACACAGTAAACCATGAAGAATCCAACACAAAGGAGAATTTCTGAAAACTGCGGAAGATCCTCCCTTGCTTCTGGTAGCATGTGTACTAGAGATGTCGCTAGAAGAACGCCTGCACCGAAGCAGAGTAGACATGAGATGGTCAAAGGATGTCTTTGTCTTGTACTTTCCGATATTCCAGCTGGTATCATTCCCGTGAAGAAGGACCCAATGCCCAACGccaagcaggcgattatttttgcCGTTGTTATCTCCATTTTAAGTAATAATTTAGGACACTTAACGCCGccgttatttaatttatttatgagaCACGCTTTGATAATTCTTTTGTGTTATTTTCTTGTTAAACACGTCCACATTTAACAGTCTAAATAATTGTAAAGGTTCTAAACATATCTTCCGTTACGTCGTATAAACGTGTCTGCCGTTTCAACAGAGCCCTATCTGTACTATTTGTACACACTGTTATCACAATCAAAACACAAATGTTCTCACGTGCCCACATGTACATATATTAAATGATATCGCATAACATATTCGATGACCAACCGCTGGCGCGGCCGATGCGGAATGGAGCGAAATTATCCAAAACATACGCTAGCAAAAATTTACTAAAAACAATAGGTAATGCGTTCTTGTGCGTAAACAATAAGATTCATATTCGCATAATTCTTACGCGTTGAATCAAGAGAATCATCAGACACATCCAGTTAAACTTGAGCCCTTCATTTTTGCCAGCTCAAACAATGTTTAGGAAGAACTGGTGCGTAATGAACGTGCCGAGGTCAAGTAAGATTGGTTTATATACAAAGAGGAAATACGTAATACATGCTCTTTATTCTGGGGATGCTGTTggcaaaattaattttattttcatgagaTTTATCTCATTGTTGTGCACCTACGTAATTTACTCAATGTAACGACTCTCTGACCAATTGTTAACTTGTTAAGCTAATGATATCGTTATGTACTGTTACATCATTTTCAGCTATTGGGACACGACACGAGCATATAACAAAGGCACCTACGAGGTAGGTACATGTGATATGCTCACAGGTACACTACGAGTAGATACAGGTCGAGGTAGGTACGATATAGACTGGAATTCAATACAAATGAAGGTAAATTGGTTTGAATACATTAATCGCAATTTCTATTGAACGCCACTATAGGTCAACGATGCGCACGTTGTACCGATGTTTGAGCGAGACAACGCTATGCCCGTATTATAGCGACATCCCGCTCGCACATCGGAACGACGTGCGAATGCGAATCTTATCCAGTGCTTAGCGTCTTACGTAAAAATGTTCTATTTAAAATTATGCGAGTAAAATAATTTTCGCTTCATTCAATCACGTGTCTGTGTACATGGGTAACACGGGTACTATTgttttaataaatgttttttaatttttattttaaggctTCGAAGCCTTATAAAACAATACAACAATAAAACAATTGTGCTATCGGTTGGACAATaccttttttatttatgttaccCTTCGTTATTTATGTCaatgtaaaattaaacaaaatatgttcgtataataaatatgaaaacatgaacattttaactaggtaatagggaccgtgcgcgttggaggctctatatagttcattttttttagcattagaaagaacttgcaagaaggtaagcgatcttgaaatgtcttttacttgaaaaacgctttttaaaaatcaaaaactattacttatgaaagcagaagaaaataaatgatcgtattagattcataattgttacatatttgccgtaacttatttttaaaatgtgtttttcaattaaaagacacatcaagattgtttaccttatttgtaatgctaaaaaaacgaactataccatcttgtggcctgtgtcggaaacatatgtgctcACGTACATTGCCAAaccaagtgctaccatctaccgttctcgtcggtacgtttccttgtgcattgTGGGTTCTgtcatcggaagcataaacgacacatttacgccacATTCGCCACATTTCgtgccaaaaatctgacggctcctatgctgccccctatagttcatgcatgagGCCTATACTACCTATAGGTAGTCGTTTCCCTCGTAGTAGTAAATAGAACGAGCTGTCGCCAGCACTTATAAACATTGTTGATTCACATCATGAGTCACTCCAATTGAATCTGTTTCAAGTAGCTACTTCTAATATTTCTACAAGGAAGAGGTTGACATAATACAAATACACAATGAATATAGGTCATAGTCATCGTCATAGTATTTATTCATGAACAATACAGGATTGTGTttgaaaatacattttacacacacacttaaaaactaaacaaaaataCTTAggcattaataataatttcaacgcattataaataaactggcttaaggagccatttgagggtagactttgtttacttttatttaaataactaaagatacagactataaaatCCGGCATTCTTCAAAAttccagtacggttaccatcagtttgtcactgacataaacgccgtatTAAAGtaaactcgcatattagtgcaaacgggatgtatagaaagtaaattacgttctcgacgacgtttaggcctgagttacacttgtaagttttacttacgtaagtagggacacggctatactacagaatgagagatgaatatcgttatctcattctaacaaatagctttgtccctacttacgtaagtaaaacttacaagtgtaactcaggccttgtgtcagtgacaaactgatggtaaccgtacagttcACACCCCATCATACCCTCGTTAGttgtaagaaaacaactcaaaatttgcatttgattctttgcctcacatgtgaataaaatgcaactttgttatcagtttttgaagcctttccgagctggtgtgatgaaaatattatttgacAATCCAAGTACCCACCCGCATGAACGTCACTATCTATGACGTAAGGACATGCCCATTGCGGATAACTCGTTATGACGTTCAGATTGGAATCTGAATAAAATATCTCcaaattttccttgtggttatTTTAGGCGCACGCGCACAAGAAAGGTCCACCTGTCACCATGAGGAAAAAACAACTTTTGGGAGATACCTGCCAAAATTGTTGCCTACCAGCAACCAGaaatatacctaaaataaaacgtACTTTTGCGATCGTCAAGGAATTTCGGCTGGTAATTATCAAGAGAATCATCAGACTATCAGACTGATCAGACTGAATGAACCTCGACCGTCAtctatacctacatacttacctTACTTGAGGTTAGGTGATAGTCTGGTGATAGTATGTCACGATCATCAATGTGTTGTGGTTAGAAGGTGGTGAAATTTTTGCGGTTTAGTGTAACATTAGACATTAAAAtcgaaataaaatatatgtgtacttattatttactAAGTATGTTGACTGTTATAGTGGCGTT
Encoded proteins:
- the LOC134669538 gene encoding zinc transporter ZIP3, producing the protein MEITTAKIIACLALGIGSFFTGMIPAGISESTRQRHPLTISCLLCFGAGVLLATSLVHMLPEAREDLPQFSEILLCVGFFMVYCVDEIVHIFYGNGDRPGHQRQSYGSEQTSLLRHHDDLRGADGEMDPRRCCGDTENPRMCHVSHTEPCNKTSSGFVGLLCALFVHSLLEGLAIGLQKSSAQVLLLLGAVASHKFVVGFCLGAELCAAGRALCAHVAWVALFAGGSVAGIALGAGLEAVQSIQDSVAVPIMQALAAGTLHYVTVSEVLPRERARFHEQKRWSGMAQLAAVLAGFAGMYLSTRYLDHD